Proteins encoded together in one Halorubellus sp. JP-L1 window:
- a CDS encoding PD-(D/E)XK nuclease family protein: MNETVTRVSPSRLATYAACPRQYEYDSEWSVEAPEESRRYLDRGLAYHGAIEDTCTWVADHSGSPTDEEIRAYAAEAIDRQWTSHTDRSEYASDAQYAYDREVATTGVAAYFAEDGLEHARNSVTQEGWLTCNRGDVHLHGRVDNIVRTDDGLQVIDYKGSLSGIVSGRTHDRIEEHHDGEAYHADILRSVFQAATYIEGAKRTDHYEPGMDVEFTFYGLLHSVDRNPGRDGITVTVEANARNVGWIYDAHEDAIWSIIEDCYDGILDREFAPEPWDEIQEQTYGDCSYQGMCGDYLGAEVGLDD, encoded by the coding sequence GTGAATGAGACCGTGACTCGCGTCTCGCCCTCGCGGCTCGCGACCTACGCGGCGTGTCCGCGACAGTACGAGTACGACTCGGAGTGGTCGGTCGAGGCGCCCGAGGAGTCGCGTCGCTACCTCGACCGGGGACTTGCCTACCATGGCGCGATCGAGGACACGTGTACGTGGGTCGCCGATCACTCGGGATCGCCGACGGACGAAGAGATTCGAGCGTATGCGGCCGAGGCAATCGACCGACAGTGGACCAGTCACACCGACCGGTCCGAGTACGCGTCCGACGCTCAGTACGCGTACGACCGGGAGGTTGCCACCACCGGTGTAGCCGCGTACTTCGCCGAGGACGGCCTCGAACACGCAAGGAACTCGGTCACGCAGGAAGGCTGGCTCACGTGCAATCGTGGGGACGTCCATCTGCACGGTCGCGTGGACAACATCGTCCGGACCGACGACGGCCTGCAAGTGATCGACTACAAGGGATCGCTGTCGGGGATCGTCTCCGGTCGAACGCACGACCGCATCGAAGAGCATCACGACGGAGAGGCGTATCACGCCGACATCCTGCGGAGCGTATTTCAGGCTGCAACGTACATCGAGGGCGCGAAACGCACCGACCACTACGAGCCCGGGATGGACGTCGAGTTCACGTTCTACGGGCTCCTTCACAGTGTGGATCGGAATCCCGGACGGGACGGGATCACGGTCACGGTGGAGGCGAACGCCAGAAACGTCGGATGGATCTACGACGCCCACGAGGACGCCATCTGGTCGATCATCGAGGACTGCTACGACGGGATTCTCGATAGAGAGTTCGCGCCCGAACCGTGGGATGAAATCCAGGAACAGACCTATGGCGACTGCTCGTATCAGGGGATGTGTGGAGACTACCTCGGCGCGGAGGTGGGGCTCGATGACTGA
- a CDS encoding AAA family ATPase has protein sequence MTISEYLPSHLDVNALTAVERPGRLYAVQQERKGFADELLLLRYLKPEDNARELLDADIDELENRFYNPDTPNQWNIRLLWAYEDGAKPDPDLVTEFEESTRFAIRRCIGIGELQDFIAPLRTSKAKLANITNEFDRGAFIENILDQGLGFLFDNLNRDEKFKILRNGVGERSEASSRSSEIRGDPRDAFVDSTQLGEFRRSAHLDKLDAEQFTLLYGRNGTGKTSLLDATALGLIGQIRHDDDRRADDYADLGVTLEGDAEPLPTDSRSVNDRVADWFGFRPHGREPKYSEFYHINYHEAGAATRFIENKPDLDIDQTLRRLLYGEELEDVLKDKRKLGPRLEKHIRNNVRSIEDLGRELRAVREKQAQAVQLFSRLEHAGEKLSPAAARALDVGHHSSPLDSELPSEQNRLEVWTRWQSRFADLQSGCEAVSVADEEIDTADQLWQELRAARDETNQYLPLIQEGKQYQSEASNLRQVLKECSDSVLQSLSSEAGFVGLLLDSYGVSPKELATLKDVLQEEIDTDVEPTGASTVKGWREATNKAVNTVLSDLKEQQEKIEKLDELEERRQELQAEIRGQTESYLEITDDVHYCPACYTEQSREEILEREKPDHLHGDASDRVPDGFMNRISRLEEAKSILTLSEWEEIDYAISVRYDDICNLSAFTELWEAIDSGSLSSEGSFETSEETVETVAQVLDGYIDVETENVLLGEVLERGDDYLESRISEVWFTVPAGPTADSDDLIALERYHENRSSDIDAALHVLEEFWPDDALEQPLALRADTKVIDRTVSKIETTPEALDLPQHFEDEIETIEADIADLQEEIEHCKDSLDRLDTAFEGGDSEAQLKRLVEEHMTVISTLFKAFQRPYEFGEVKYDGDDVVVERRSEREGGSGVAGISEMSSGQRAALALAIFVTNNIAHERAPPLMLLDEPFAHLDDINTLSFFNLLIELARDGSRQIIFATANEEIADLLERKIGKSTDFTRENIPIISERTYPMSNSE, from the coding sequence ATGACGATCTCAGAGTACCTGCCATCGCATCTCGATGTGAACGCGCTTACTGCAGTAGAGCGGCCAGGGAGGTTGTATGCGGTCCAGCAAGAAAGAAAGGGGTTCGCTGATGAGTTGCTTCTCTTACGGTATCTCAAGCCTGAGGACAATGCGAGGGAGTTGTTAGATGCTGATATTGACGAGCTGGAGAATCGTTTTTATAATCCTGATACGCCGAACCAGTGGAATATTCGTCTCCTGTGGGCGTACGAAGATGGCGCAAAGCCGGATCCGGATTTAGTGACGGAATTTGAGGAGAGTACACGGTTCGCAATTCGGCGGTGTATCGGCATTGGAGAGTTACAGGATTTCATAGCTCCTTTGCGAACGAGTAAAGCAAAGCTGGCGAACATCACGAATGAGTTCGACCGAGGAGCATTCATCGAGAATATTCTCGACCAAGGACTTGGTTTCTTATTTGATAATCTAAACCGTGATGAGAAGTTTAAGATATTACGGAATGGGGTGGGAGAGCGGTCCGAAGCTAGTAGCCGCTCTTCGGAGATTCGTGGAGATCCGAGGGATGCGTTTGTCGATTCGACCCAACTAGGGGAGTTCCGGAGATCCGCCCATCTTGACAAACTGGATGCAGAGCAGTTTACGCTCTTGTATGGTCGAAATGGGACTGGGAAAACGAGCCTATTAGATGCGACGGCTCTGGGGCTAATCGGGCAGATCCGGCATGACGATGATCGTCGTGCTGATGACTATGCGGATCTCGGCGTGACGCTCGAAGGTGATGCTGAGCCATTGCCGACTGACTCACGGTCGGTGAACGACCGTGTCGCGGACTGGTTTGGGTTTAGACCTCACGGACGGGAACCGAAATATAGCGAGTTCTACCATATCAATTATCACGAAGCTGGCGCTGCTACTCGGTTTATAGAGAATAAGCCTGATTTAGACATTGATCAGACACTCCGACGGCTTTTGTATGGTGAAGAGCTGGAAGATGTGCTCAAAGATAAACGGAAACTTGGGCCAAGGTTAGAGAAGCACATCCGAAACAATGTTCGATCGATTGAAGACCTTGGTAGAGAGTTGAGAGCCGTTCGTGAGAAGCAAGCTCAGGCGGTCCAGCTTTTCTCTCGGCTAGAGCATGCCGGTGAGAAGCTGTCACCGGCGGCAGCGAGGGCGCTCGATGTCGGCCATCATTCGTCACCTCTGGATAGCGAGCTGCCCTCTGAGCAGAATCGGCTCGAGGTGTGGACTCGCTGGCAATCGCGGTTCGCTGACTTGCAGAGTGGCTGTGAGGCGGTGTCAGTAGCAGATGAGGAGATCGATACAGCAGACCAGCTCTGGCAGGAACTGCGAGCGGCCCGTGACGAGACGAATCAATATTTACCTCTGATTCAGGAGGGCAAGCAGTATCAATCAGAGGCTTCGAACCTACGACAAGTACTAAAGGAGTGTTCAGATTCTGTTCTTCAGAGCCTGTCCTCTGAGGCTGGGTTTGTTGGATTACTGCTTGACTCGTATGGGGTAAGTCCGAAGGAGTTAGCGACGCTAAAGGATGTGCTTCAGGAGGAGATCGATACCGACGTCGAACCGACGGGAGCAAGTACGGTGAAGGGGTGGCGAGAGGCGACGAATAAGGCTGTAAACACTGTCTTGTCCGATTTGAAAGAACAACAGGAAAAGATTGAGAAACTTGATGAGCTGGAAGAGCGGCGTCAGGAACTCCAGGCCGAAATTCGCGGGCAGACAGAAAGCTATCTTGAAATTACAGACGATGTTCACTATTGTCCAGCCTGCTATACCGAACAATCCCGCGAAGAGATACTGGAGCGAGAGAAACCAGACCATCTACACGGAGATGCCTCTGACCGTGTTCCAGATGGGTTCATGAATCGTATTTCGAGGTTAGAAGAAGCGAAGTCTATTCTCACGCTATCAGAATGGGAGGAGATCGACTATGCGATCTCGGTCCGATATGATGATATCTGCAACCTGAGTGCATTTACGGAGCTATGGGAGGCTATCGATAGTGGGTCGCTTTCGTCTGAGGGTTCTTTTGAGACGAGTGAAGAAACGGTTGAGACGGTCGCTCAAGTCTTGGACGGCTATATCGATGTTGAAACGGAGAATGTGCTACTCGGTGAGGTTTTAGAACGCGGGGATGATTATCTTGAGTCGCGCATTTCAGAGGTGTGGTTCACGGTTCCCGCGGGGCCGACTGCCGATAGTGATGATCTCATCGCGCTCGAACGGTATCATGAAAACCGATCGTCCGATATCGATGCAGCCTTGCATGTTCTCGAAGAGTTCTGGCCAGACGATGCCTTGGAACAGCCACTGGCTTTACGCGCAGATACTAAAGTGATAGACCGCACGGTCAGCAAGATTGAAACTACCCCCGAAGCGCTAGATCTCCCGCAACACTTTGAAGATGAGATCGAAACTATTGAAGCGGATATTGCGGATCTGCAAGAAGAGATAGAGCATTGTAAGGATAGTCTCGACAGGCTCGATACTGCATTTGAGGGTGGCGATAGTGAAGCTCAGCTGAAACGGCTCGTTGAAGAACACATGACCGTGATCTCAACGTTGTTTAAAGCCTTCCAACGGCCGTATGAGTTTGGCGAGGTCAAATATGATGGTGACGATGTCGTTGTTGAGCGTCGATCCGAACGTGAGGGTGGTTCTGGCGTAGCTGGAATCTCGGAGATGAGTTCCGGTCAACGAGCGGCCCTAGCGTTGGCGATCTTCGTTACAAACAATATTGCACACGAGCGCGCACCGCCGCTGATGCTGCTTGACGAGCCATTCGCCCACCTCGACGATATCAATACTCTATCATTCTTCAATCTATTGATCGAATTAGCAAGAGATGGCTCCAGACAGATCATTTTCGCCACTGCAAACGAAGAGATAGCAGATCTCCTCGAACGAAAGATTGGCAAGTCCACAGACTTCACCCGGGAAAACATCCCAATCATTTCAGAACGAACCTACCCAATGTCGAACTCCGAATAA
- a CDS encoding ADP-ribosylglycohydrolase family protein, whose amino-acid sequence MQQTESIRARGCLRGLACGDALGRPVEFKSASQIEHKHETVTEMLANGSHGQPAGTITDDTELATCIAESLVANDGFDPDDVASRFVDWLDTDPFDVGLMTRDAISKLREGMDPDEAGRAVWESRPEGSNAGNGSVMRCAPYAIAFRHDEIQLERVSRRSSAITHADPRCQWGCVVLNRTIAGLIRGDDHALRASQDAPDELLGALQRVNDVLYDTQDPDLLENDLATSGYVVDTLQTAFYYGLGAETAEDAIIHAVNRGGDTDTVGAIAGAVAGARGDTGPLPDRWLSVIDEGPRIDSLADSLLDLDPAP is encoded by the coding sequence ATGCAGCAGACTGAATCCATACGTGCACGTGGCTGTCTCCGAGGCCTGGCCTGCGGTGACGCCCTCGGCCGCCCGGTCGAATTCAAATCCGCCAGCCAGATCGAACACAAGCACGAGACCGTCACCGAGATGCTCGCGAACGGCTCGCACGGGCAGCCAGCCGGAACCATCACCGACGACACCGAACTTGCCACTTGCATCGCCGAGAGCCTCGTCGCGAACGACGGCTTCGACCCCGACGACGTCGCCTCGCGGTTCGTCGACTGGCTCGACACTGACCCGTTCGACGTGGGATTGATGACGAGAGACGCGATCTCGAAGCTCCGCGAAGGCATGGATCCAGACGAGGCCGGCCGAGCTGTCTGGGAATCCCGCCCCGAAGGGTCCAACGCCGGCAACGGGAGCGTCATGCGTTGTGCACCATACGCCATCGCGTTCCGGCACGATGAGATCCAGCTAGAGCGCGTGAGCAGACGGTCCTCTGCGATTACGCACGCCGACCCGCGCTGTCAGTGGGGATGCGTCGTCCTCAACCGTACAATCGCTGGTCTCATCCGCGGCGACGACCACGCACTCCGAGCGTCTCAAGACGCACCCGACGAACTCCTGGGCGCCCTACAGCGCGTCAACGACGTCCTCTACGACACCCAAGACCCCGACCTCCTCGAGAACGACCTCGCAACCAGCGGCTACGTCGTCGACACCCTTCAAACGGCATTCTACTACGGACTTGGTGCAGAGACCGCGGAAGATGCGATCATCCATGCCGTCAATCGCGGTGGCGATACTGATACTGTCGGCGCGATCGCGGGCGCCGTCGCCGGCGCACGCGGCGACACCGGGCCACTTCCCGATCGGTGGCTATCGGTGATCGACGAAGGACCACGCATCGACTCGCTCGCAGACTCGTTACTCGACCTCGATCCGGCGCCCTGA
- a CDS encoding winged helix-turn-helix domain-containing protein, which yields MTDDRSVDVNERVTEEWKADTSPGERVRTVMKRTYDPQSVATIAERALTSETTARKHLDVLTEDGFVEAVSPPDERGTWYKRAPRSVVLERAQQILDSVDVETLPARVTELRETVREFEEQTGAESPRAAAIADAELDAAAMTEWQTARRNLKLARAALALADATEAVEDDTGSGDRGEPAGITP from the coding sequence ATGACCGACGACCGCTCTGTCGACGTGAACGAGCGCGTCACCGAGGAGTGGAAGGCGGACACCAGTCCCGGCGAGCGCGTTCGCACCGTGATGAAGCGGACGTACGACCCCCAGTCAGTCGCCACCATCGCCGAGCGTGCCCTGACCTCCGAGACGACCGCACGCAAGCACCTGGACGTGCTTACCGAGGACGGCTTCGTCGAGGCAGTCTCCCCGCCGGACGAGCGCGGAACGTGGTACAAGCGCGCACCGCGCTCGGTCGTTCTGGAACGCGCTCAGCAGATCCTCGATTCGGTCGACGTCGAGACGCTGCCGGCACGCGTCACGGAACTTCGCGAGACCGTCCGGGAGTTCGAGGAGCAGACCGGCGCAGAATCGCCGCGGGCTGCGGCCATCGCTGACGCGGAACTGGATGCGGCAGCGATGACGGAGTGGCAGACGGCGCGTCGGAACCTGAAGCTCGCGCGGGCCGCGCTCGCGCTCGCGGACGCAACCGAGGCCGTCGAGGACGACACCGGGTCCGGCGATCGCGGCGAGCCAGCGGGTATCACTCCTTGA
- a CDS encoding HTH domain-containing protein, with protein MSLTESQEGIEMGIRTLCAGEPHFCTVEDIATQLDISKQTVRNNIDDVEEARDDIGVRQVGQADVYYIRTDRMEDVWTEETKSVVRLSRDSKADYAELRRTADDSQFDYEIHWYDYKTNELESYSPSPEDVGKATEMWWSEPVAIKITDPP; from the coding sequence ATGAGCCTGACCGAGAGCCAAGAGGGTATCGAGATGGGGATTCGGACGCTCTGCGCGGGCGAACCCCACTTCTGTACCGTCGAGGACATCGCGACTCAGCTGGACATCTCGAAACAGACGGTTCGGAACAACATCGACGACGTCGAAGAGGCGCGCGACGACATCGGTGTACGCCAAGTCGGTCAGGCGGACGTCTACTACATCAGGACCGACCGCATGGAGGACGTCTGGACCGAGGAGACGAAGAGCGTCGTGCGACTCTCGAGGGATTCGAAAGCGGACTACGCAGAACTACGCAGGACTGCTGACGATAGCCAATTCGACTATGAGATTCACTGGTACGACTACAAAACAAACGAGTTGGAGTCGTACTCGCCCAGTCCTGAGGACGTGGGTAAAGCGACGGAGATGTGGTGGTCGGAGCCGGTGGCAATCAAGATCACTGACCCGCCGTAA